The genomic window TAGAGGCCGGTGACCGCGCGGGAGGCGGCGTACAGGGCGAAGCACATCTGGTCGTCTAGGAGGAGGGAGAACCCCCGCTCCGCCTGCTCATCGGGGTCGAGGCTGATCACCGGACGAGCCTAACCCGGCACGCGGGCGATGTCCACGTGCCCATTTAACTTGTGCACAAGTAAATCGCCCGCTAGGTTCATCGCCATCGAGCTGGACCTGATCCCCATCCGGAGGAGAAACGATGTCCGAGCACACCCCCGCGCCCGTGCTGGAGCCTGCGGCCGCCGCGTTCGCCGAGGCCACCGCCCAGCCGCCGTACCTCTTCCAACTGCCGCCCGCCGAGGGCCGCAAGGCCGTGGACGACGTCCAGAGCGGCGAGATCACCGAGCCCGTCGTCGACGAGGAGTGGATCACCGTTCCCGGCGGCCCGACCGGCGGCGTCCGGACCCGCATCGTCAGGCCCGTCGGCGCCACCGGCGTCCTACCCGTCATCCTCTACATCCACGGTGCGGGCTGGGTCTTCGGCAACGCCCACACCCACGACCGCCTGGTGCGCGAACTGGCCGTCGGCGCCGGCGCCGCCGTGGTCTTCCCCGACTACGACCTCTCCCCGGAGGCCCGCTACCCCGTCGCCATCGAGCAGGGCTACGCGGTCGCCCAGTGGGTCACCGCGCACGGCAGCACCAACGGCCTGGACGGCGCCCGCCTCGCCGTGGCCGGCGACTCCGTCGGCGGCAACATGAGCGCCGCCCTGACGCTGATGGCCAAGGAGCGCGGCGACGTCGCCTTCGTCCAGCAGGTGCTCTTCTACCCGGTCACCGAAGCCGGCTTCGACACGCCGTCCTACCGCCAGTTCGCCGAGGGCTACTTCCTGCGCCGCGACGCCATGCAGTGGTTCTGGGACCAGTACACCACCGACCCCGCCCAGCGCGCCGAGATCACCGCCTCCCCGCTGCGCGCCACCACCGCCCAGCTCACCGGCCTGCCCCCGGCCCTGGTGATCACCGGCGAGGCCGACGTCCTGCGCGACGAGGGCGAAGCCTACGCCAACCACCTCCGCACCGCCGGTGTCCCGGTCACGGCGGTGCGCTACCAGGGCATCATCCACGACTTCGTGATGCTCAACGCCCTGCGCGGGACCCACGCCGCGGAGTCCGCCATCAACCTCGCCACAGCTGCGCTGCGCCAGGCGCTGCACGCCGGCTGATCAGTTCCCGAGGGCATTCGACCCTGCGCGTGCGGTCGTGACCGCCGCACGGGAAAGGCGGCGGTGTCGGTGATCGTCTGTTCGGTGGGGCGGGCTGGTGATCAACACACCGGCCGGCATCGAGGGGATGTTCCGGGAGACCGGCCGCGACAGGTCCACCCCGCGTCCGCCGGGCTTCCAGGTCACGCCCGACCCCGCCATCGCCGACAAGTACGGCAACGTCATCCTGGGCCCGCCGCGTTGACCGGTCCGCCGACCACGACGTACCCGTCGAGCTTCAGGTCCGGCCGGAAGTGCCGCACGTCGTCCAGGGCTGCGCCGCGATGCTGGACGACGCGGACCGCGCCCTCACCTACAACATCAGCGGCAACAGCATCCGCTCCGGTATCCAGGCAGGGCCGGTCGGGCAGTTCTGCCTGACCGGCCCTGCAGGGCTCCGGCATCGGCGAGCCCAACTTCCCGAACGCGGTCGTCATCAACACCTATGACGGGGGCGCCCGGCAGGTGTGGCGCATCATCAACCAGACGCTCTACAACCCCGCGACCAATGAGTGCCTGGACGACACCGCCTTCGGCGGCCAGGGCACCTTCCTGGAGACCTGGTCCTGCAACGGTGGCTCGAACCAGAACTGGGACGTCATCGGGTACGCGTCCAACTGAACCGACCCCGGTCCCCGAACCGATCCCCACCGCGCACGGCACCGCACCGGCCTCCAGGAAGATCGACAGCGCCGGGCCTGCCTACGACTGCACCGACCAGGAGGGCAGCGGGTCTTGGCCCGCCAGCCGGTGGCCGCGGTCGGCCGAGTCGCGGACGGCGTCGAAGCCGTAGCCGGTCATCTCCTGCTCGTAGGCGCGCAGGGCCTCGGTGAGCGGCCGGCCGCCGGCGGCCTGGGCGAGGTGGTCGGCCAGGGTCCGGGCGTCGCGCAGTGCGGTGTTGGCGCCGACGCCGATGGCGGGGCTCATGGCGTGGATGGCATCGCCGAGCAGGGTGACCGCGGTGGTCTCCCACGGGCTGATCGGCACGCTGGTGCGGACCGTGACCGGGAAGATCGAGGCGGGGTGCTGACGGGCCACGATCCGGACCAGCCGGGGGTGCCACCCTTCGACCAGGGACAGTGTCAGCGCTAGCAGTTGCGCGCCGTTCATGGCGAACAACTCGCTGTCGGTGCAGGGGAACTGCTCGCGACGGGCGCCGAAGACGCACGCGAGGTAGTCGCTGTCGTCGCTGAGCTCGAGCCCGGGGGCCAGGCGGGCCGTCACCTCGTGCACCGCCTCGCGGTACTGCACGGGGGCGAGTCCGACGAAGCGGCGCTGCGAGCCGACGACGGTGGTCCACAGTCCGAGCAGCTCGGGCGGGACCAGGGCCCGGGCCTCGTCCCCGGCGAGGGGGACCTTTCCGTACAGCAGCCGCAGGCCGGCGTCGACGACCTGCGCTTCGGGCAGGTACTGCTTGCGGACCGCCGAGTTGACCCCGTCGGCACCGATCAGCACGTCACCGGTCGCGCTGGTGCCGTCCGCGAAGTGCGCGGTCACCGAGCCCGACGGGTTGGTCTCGTAGTGGGTGAGCCGGGCGCCGTAGTGCACGACCTCGTCCAGGCCGGCCAGCAGGATCTGACGCAGTGTCATGCGGTTGACTGCCAGGTTCCCGCCGCCGGGCAGGTTCGGGACGGGCGGGAGTTCCTGGGCGTGCAGCAGGTTCAGCTGGTGGTCGAAGGTGTCCATGCGCGGCCCGGGGGTCCCGGCGGTGGCGGCGAACACCTCGTACGCCCGCGCGGTCAGCACCGCCTTGAGTGCGGTGATGCCGTCGGAGTTGATGCGGATGCGGTAGCCCTGGTTGCGGAAGCCCGCGGTGGGATCCTTCTCGTGGACGGCGACGCCGATGCCCGCCCGCTGAAGTCCTTGCGCGAGGGCCAGGCCGCCCAGGCCGCCCCCTGCGATGATGACGTGCAGATCCGACACAGTCGTGTCCCTTCTCGGTCGAATCGAAAAGGGACGCACCGGACGTGCCTCAACGGGCACTGTACGAGCGAGTGTTCGCCATCCGGACTACCTACCGGACCGTGACTTCTGTACGTCCGTCAAAGACGCTAGCACAGGTTCCCGGCGAGCCCCAGGGGTGCGCCGACACCCCCGTCGCCCGCGGGAAGTGAGCGGCACTAGCCGAGGTCTGCGACCGCCGCGCGGAGTTCGTCGAACGCCGTTCGCGTGAGGGCTGCCAGTTCGCCGGGGTCCTCGTCGCGGGCCGGGTCCGCCCACCGTGCGTATCCCAGCCTGAACGCGAGCACGCCCAGTTCGGCGGCCACCTGGGCGGTGGGTTCCGCAACGCCGCGCCGCTTCAGCGCGTCGACCATCGCCGCGGCCATGCCGACGCTCTTCAGTGCCTCGCGACTGCGCAGTTCCTCGTTCGCCTCGATCGCCGCGTGCAGCAGTGGGCCGAGCGAGCGGTTGAACGCCGTCATCTCCCCCGACGCGCGCTCCAGGCCGGCCGCGACGGCCGTCATCGGCGTCGCCTCCTCGGGAGCGGCGTCGATGCCCTCTGCCAGCAGTCGGCTCAGGGCCTGCTGCCCCGCGGTGAGGATCTCGCGCTTGTCCGCGAAGTGGCGAAAGAACGTGCTGCGGGTCAGTTCGGCGCGCTCGGCGATCTGCGCGACCGTCGTCTCGTCGTAGCCCTGCTCGGCGAACAGCCCGAGCGCCGCCACGACCAGGCGCTGACGCGCGTCCGGTTTCCATCTCGGCATGTCGCCATCCTAGACGACGGGACACATGTCGCATCATGCGCTACGGTGATGGGACATCAGTCGCATCACTGCTTGGAGCTCGTCATGCGCGTCTTCATCACCGGCGGAACCGGCCTCATCGGCTCGGCCGTCGTCGCCGAACTGCTCTCCGCGGGACACTCGGTCACCGCCCTCGCCCGCTCCGACGCCTCCGCGGCGCAGGCCGAGGCCGCCGGCGCCGCGGTGCTCCGCGGCGCACTCGCCGACCTCGCCGTGCTGCGAGCCCGCGCCGAGCAGGCCGACGGCGTCATCCACCTCGCCTTCAGCAACGACTTCAGCTCGCCCGAGGCCCTGGCCCGGGGCATCGCCGAGGAGGCCGCCGCGCTCGCGACGCTCGGCGACGCCCTCGTCGGCACGGACCGCCCGCTCGTCACCGTGGCCGGCACGCCCCACCAGCCGGGGCGCGCCTCCACCGAGGACGACGCCCTGCCGACCGAGGGGCCGGTCGCCGGCCGCAGCCGGTCGGTGACCCGCGCGCTCGAACTCGCCTCCCGCGGCGTGCGCAGCTCGGCGGTACGGCTTCCGCGCACGGTCCACAACGAGGGCCGGGGCGGGTTCGCCGGGCTGCTCACCGACATCGCCCGCCGTACCGGCGTCGCCGGCTACCCCGGCGACGGCGCGCAGCGCTGGCCGGCCGTCCACGCGCTCGACGCCGCCGTGCTGTTCCGGCTCGCCCTGGAGCAGGCCCCGGCCGGAAGCTCCTGGCACGCCGTCGCCGACGAGGGCGACGCGGTCCGCGACATCGCCGCGGTCATCGGCCGACGGCTCGCCCTGCCCGTCGAGTCGGTACCGCAGGAGAACTTCGGTCCCCTCGGCCCGATCTTCGCCACCGACCAGCCCGCGTCCAGCGCCCGCACCCGCGCCACCCTCGGCTGGCAGCCGACCCACCCGAGCCTGCTCGCCGACCTGGAGAACATCGAACCCTAGACGTGCCCGGACGGCCCTGACGCCTGGCCTGCGCCGACGGCCGGCGCCGGGCCCGGAGCCCGCGCGCCGGGCAGGAACCGTGCCCAGCCCCCTGTGAGAGGAACACGTTCCCATGACTGGCGGAACCTACGGACCGCACAACCCGGAGGCGACCTACGTCGCTCACGACTACCCCGAGCACGCCTTCGACACCGGTGAGGTCAGCCTCAACTACGCCACGACCGGATCGCCCGACAACCCCGCCCTGCTGCTCATCCCCGCGCAGGGCGAGTCCTGGTGGGGCTACGAGGCGGCGATGAAGCTGCTCGAAGACGACTTCGAGGTCTTCGCCGTCGACCTGCGCGGCCAGGGCCGCTCCACCCGCACCCCCGGCCGCTACACCCTCGACAACATGGGCAACGACCTGGTCCGGTTCGTCTCCGGACGCATCGCACGCCCCGTCATCGCCTGCGGCCTGTCCTCCGGCGGCGTCATCGCCGCATGGCTCTCCGCCTACGCGCCGCCCGGCATGCTGCGCGGCGCGTACTACGAGGACGCGCCGCTGTTCTCCTCGGAGATCGCGCCCGCCTGCGGCCAGGGCATGAACCAGGTCATCGGCCCCTGGTTCGAGCTGATGCACAAGTACCTCGGCGATCAGTGGTCGGTCGGCGACTGGCCGGGCCTGAAACGAGCCATGGCCACCGACCTGCCGCCGGCACTCGCGCGAGGCCTGGCGGCGATGGGCGACTTCCTGGGCGGGGACGAACCACCCCAGACGTTCAAGGAGTACGACCCCGAGTGGGCCGGCGCCTTCGCCAGCGGCTCGGCCAGCGCCTCGGTCGACCATGCCCGGATGCTCGCGGCCGTGAAGGTCCCGGTGCTCTTCACCCACCACTTCCACCACGTCGACGAGGAGTCGGGCCGACTCCAGGGCGCCATCTCGGACCTGCAGGTCCGGCACGCACGCGAGCTGATCACCGGTGCCGGCCAGCGGTTCGACTACAGGACGTTCCCGAAGGCCGGCCACGTCATGCACGGCAGCGATCCGCAGCTCTACAGCCGGACCCTGCGCGAGTGGAGCCGCACACTCCACACCTGACACCGGATGGACGACCGGGCGCCGCGACGACACCGGGTGGCCCCTGGCGCACGGCGACCAGCCGGCCGACGGGCCGACCGAGCGCGGCCGAGAGTGACCGGCCACCCTTCGCAACGGAATCGTGCTCGGACGGGACGGCACGGAGATCCCCGTGGCCTGCCTGAAGAGCAGGATCACGGCCGCTCTCTTTCCAGCCGCCGTCCCTGTCCGCAGGGCCACCAGCCGGTGTCCCGGGCGGCGGTAGGTGAGTGCCGCGCAGGCTGCTCGAACTGCGGTGATCCGGCCGGCCTCGACGCGGTGTCAGGTGGTCCGCAGCCAGACGGTGGTGTCGGGTGGCAGTGCCGGGTCCCGTGTGCCGAGCGGGGTGCTGGCCAGCAGGACCTCGCTGTGCTCCGGCAGCGCCATCGGTTCGTCGGCGAGGTTGGCGAGGCAGTGGAAGGACCTGCCGCGTCGGAAGTGCAGCGTTCGGCCGTCGGGCTCGCTGAGCCATCGGAAGAGGTCGGTGTGCAGGTCCGCATCGGCGCGGCGCAGGCGCAGAGCGGTGCGGTAGAGCGAGTGGATGGAATCCGGGTCGCGGCCGAGCGCCTGCGGCGTGTACTCGGACCAACGGGCGGGCTGCGGCAGCCAGGGCGCGGTGGTCGCGTTCGGCGGGCTGAAACCGAAGGGCGGCGCGGTGCCGCTCCATGGCAGTGGCACCCGGCAGCCGTCGCGGCCGATGTCCGCGCCGTGGGTCCGGAAGAAGATGGGGTCCTGGCGGAAGGCGTCGGGGATGTCCTGGACCTCCGGCAGGCCGAGCTCCTCGCCCTGGTAGAGGTAGGTGGAGCCGGGCAGGGCCAGGTTGAGCAGGATCGCGGCCCGGGCCCGGCGGGTGCCGAGCGCCTGGTCGACCGGTGCGCGGTGCTGGGCGGGGTTGCGTCCCATGGCGGTGTCGGCGCGGCCGTAGCGGGTGGCGTGCCGGGTGACGTCGTGGTTGGACAGGACCCAGGTGGCGGCGGCGCCGACCGCGCGGTGGCTGTCCAGGGTCCTGTCGATGACGGCGCGCAGCCGCGCCGCGTCCCAGGGGCAGTTCAGGTAGTCGAAGTTGAACGCGGTGTGCAGCTCGTCGGGCCGCAGGTAGGCGGCCAGCCGGTCGGGTCTGTCGAGCCAGACCTCGCCGATCAGGGCGCGCGGCTCGGCGTAGCCGTCGGCCACT from Kitasatospora sp. NBC_01250 includes these protein-coding regions:
- a CDS encoding glycoside hydrolase family 13 protein, translating into MATAWWRDAVIYQVYPRSFADANGDGIGDLAGIRAKLPYLAELGVDALWFTPWYASPLADGGYDVADYRRIDPAFGTLAEAEALIAEAHRTGLRIIVDIVPNHVSDQHVWFQEALAAAPGSEARNLFWFRPGRGSGGELPPNNWTSEFGGPAWTRVPDPDGTPGEWYLHLFAAEQPDLNWNNPKVAEEHESVLRFWFDRGVDGVRIDSATMPAKDPELPDLDRRHPPTPHPYVDRDAVHAIYRGWRAVADGYAEPRALIGEVWLDRPDRLAAYLRPDELHTAFNFDYLNCPWDAARLRAVIDRTLDSHRAVGAAATWVLSNHDVTRHATRYGRADTAMGRNPAQHRAPVDQALGTRRARAAILLNLALPGSTYLYQGEELGLPEVQDIPDAFRQDPIFFRTHGADIGRDGCRVPLPWSGTAPPFGFSPPNATTAPWLPQPARWSEYTPQALGRDPDSIHSLYRTALRLRRADADLHTDLFRWLSEPDGRTLHFRRGRSFHCLANLADEPMALPEHSEVLLASTPLGTRDPALPPDTTVWLRTT
- a CDS encoding TetR/AcrR family transcriptional regulator; translation: MPRWKPDARQRLVVAALGLFAEQGYDETTVAQIAERAELTRSTFFRHFADKREILTAGQQALSRLLAEGIDAAPEEATPMTAVAAGLERASGEMTAFNRSLGPLLHAAIEANEELRSREALKSVGMAAAMVDALKRRGVAEPTAQVAAELGVLAFRLGYARWADPARDEDPGELAALTRTAFDELRAAVADLG
- a CDS encoding alpha/beta hydrolase — encoded protein: MSEHTPAPVLEPAAAAFAEATAQPPYLFQLPPAEGRKAVDDVQSGEITEPVVDEEWITVPGGPTGGVRTRIVRPVGATGVLPVILYIHGAGWVFGNAHTHDRLVRELAVGAGAAVVFPDYDLSPEARYPVAIEQGYAVAQWVTAHGSTNGLDGARLAVAGDSVGGNMSAALTLMAKERGDVAFVQQVLFYPVTEAGFDTPSYRQFAEGYFLRRDAMQWFWDQYTTDPAQRAEITASPLRATTAQLTGLPPALVITGEADVLRDEGEAYANHLRTAGVPVTAVRYQGIIHDFVMLNALRGTHAAESAINLATAALRQALHAG
- a CDS encoding FAD-dependent oxidoreductase; its protein translation is MSDLHVIIAGGGLGGLALAQGLQRAGIGVAVHEKDPTAGFRNQGYRIRINSDGITALKAVLTARAYEVFAATAGTPGPRMDTFDHQLNLLHAQELPPVPNLPGGGNLAVNRMTLRQILLAGLDEVVHYGARLTHYETNPSGSVTAHFADGTSATGDVLIGADGVNSAVRKQYLPEAQVVDAGLRLLYGKVPLAGDEARALVPPELLGLWTTVVGSQRRFVGLAPVQYREAVHEVTARLAPGLELSDDSDYLACVFGARREQFPCTDSELFAMNGAQLLALTLSLVEGWHPRLVRIVARQHPASIFPVTVRTSVPISPWETTAVTLLGDAIHAMSPAIGVGANTALRDARTLADHLAQAAGGRPLTEALRAYEQEMTGYGFDAVRDSADRGHRLAGQDPLPSWSVQS
- a CDS encoding RICIN domain-containing protein, whose amino-acid sequence is MNTYDGGARQVWRIINQTLYNPATNECLDDTAFGGQGTFLETWSCNGGSNQNWDVIGYASN
- a CDS encoding SDR family oxidoreductase yields the protein MRVFITGGTGLIGSAVVAELLSAGHSVTALARSDASAAQAEAAGAAVLRGALADLAVLRARAEQADGVIHLAFSNDFSSPEALARGIAEEAAALATLGDALVGTDRPLVTVAGTPHQPGRASTEDDALPTEGPVAGRSRSVTRALELASRGVRSSAVRLPRTVHNEGRGGFAGLLTDIARRTGVAGYPGDGAQRWPAVHALDAAVLFRLALEQAPAGSSWHAVADEGDAVRDIAAVIGRRLALPVESVPQENFGPLGPIFATDQPASSARTRATLGWQPTHPSLLADLENIEP
- a CDS encoding alpha/beta fold hydrolase, whose translation is MTGGTYGPHNPEATYVAHDYPEHAFDTGEVSLNYATTGSPDNPALLLIPAQGESWWGYEAAMKLLEDDFEVFAVDLRGQGRSTRTPGRYTLDNMGNDLVRFVSGRIARPVIACGLSSGGVIAAWLSAYAPPGMLRGAYYEDAPLFSSEIAPACGQGMNQVIGPWFELMHKYLGDQWSVGDWPGLKRAMATDLPPALARGLAAMGDFLGGDEPPQTFKEYDPEWAGAFASGSASASVDHARMLAAVKVPVLFTHHFHHVDEESGRLQGAISDLQVRHARELITGAGQRFDYRTFPKAGHVMHGSDPQLYSRTLREWSRTLHT